A stretch of the Pelmatolapia mariae isolate MD_Pm_ZW linkage group LG23, Pm_UMD_F_2, whole genome shotgun sequence genome encodes the following:
- the LOC134621308 gene encoding uncharacterized protein LOC134621308 — MDLYFRGTTWMILLLFTIPDFTHSSSCPSSCRCSPQGAAMCIGSTITDIPPLPLHTYLLQLSVTNMNVLNERSLANLDLLLRFSLIKSHLHTVHPRAFLVAPQLKSVKLSSNDLSTLPPRVFSPLATLEQLHLDGNQFENIHPDMFEGLGGLQDLDLSRNKLRSLDSDIFEGLTNLTFLNLGRNFIKKLPPTIFHSLTKLQQLILYYNELEFLEAGIFDKLINLVELKLHQNQIASLPSKVFWPLGNLKNLTLSSNQLQAIPEKSFYNMPKLVKLTIYKNPLLSLPDELMGHMPDMTEFYLYATNLITVPGNLFANMSGLLMLNFHLNDNLRDLPPDVFCCLPNLQKLSLKSNNLHYLHPQLFSKLTTLKKLHLNDNKLYGLPEGIFKGLGEILEILLNNNNLSSLPGDIFVSLPALMNLTLSGNPWHCNCAIRGIARWLRHNEHVLWDRDDVMCHTPVYQLLRTVGSLRDEEFSFCSATTAKSFPLQDLNRSPTQPLHMLSTSGQTSALTSITTPPTMAAQSKDAAIQTTQGATQKVPDKITTQTVKATTSDDTTLSASLSTELIGKFARNMSPPFYGILVIEPGPEFVHHSHQKGWVYVWFLPSHTALAGFLMFSHILLLAAGLSLILATMYGMYRLHKAMYKLKAECARNEAAIMELPMTLPVLLLLMALSVVWACPDGCQCRESTVQCIGLSNFPMPLPSSTTKLYFSKCSFNSLEPEHMMNSLDLLLIKESLLREVRPGTFDSTPHIGSLALTGTQLQDLPEALLKNLQKLETLTLSINKLLVLRPQWFSLLTELRRLDLSKNLFTAVPVETFHPLKQLSYLSLSGNKISQLSRETFKGLSQIITLRLNKNMLQELQAGTLDDLVNLGELSLQDNQITHLHRDLFSKTPKLQKLFLSNNKITSLPEGIFLNLPNLSQISLYENQLETLGPRVFGPMALQELWLYDNKLSRVEDDTFRNLTQLRLLVLSRNRISYVSTGAFRGLEQLGEVSLHTNLITTLQAGTFQVLPRLVNISLEHNFIKSLPRGFLQGLTHLGQIDLRNNSLPNLPQESLDALTASKEVLLQQNPWRCDKDILPLRDWLKQHPSKANQSLVVCDTPSSLNGEMIALLADENLVSLSSTQEPVLTSTEKRRRPHTPPAKRSTPSPAVKTTPTSEYEEVTSSGQGNNGTISRDISITLIVIAVVCTVIISTVIISCICWRRNKSGKGNIGRRSTNSVL, encoded by the exons ATGGATCTTTACTTCAGAG GCACCACGTGGATGATACTCTTGCTCTTTACGATTCCAGACTTTACCCACAGCAGTTCTTGCCCCAGCAGCTGCCGATGCAGCCCTCAAGGCGCTGCCATGTGTATTGGCTCCACCATCACCGATATACCGCCTCTGCCTCTCCACACATACCTGCTGCAGCTCAGTGTTACAAACATGAATGTCCTAAATGAGCGAAGTTTAGCAAATCTGGACCTCCTGCTGCGTTTCAGTCTCATAAAGAGTCATCTACACACCGTCCATCCTCGGGCTTTCCTCGTAGCTCCCCAGCTCAAGTCTGTCAAGCTGTCATCTAACGATCTCTCGACCCTTCCTCCTCGAGTGTTCAGTCCACTTGCTACTCTTGAGCAGCTGCATCTAGATGGGAACCAGTTTGAGAACATTCATCCAGATATGTTTGAAGGACTGGGCGGGTTGCAGGATCTGGACCTAAGCCGCAACAAACTCAGGAGTCTTGATTCAGACATATTTGAAGGACTGACCAACCTCACCTTTCTGAATCTTGGAAGGAACTTCATAAAGAAGCTTCCTCCTACCATCTTTCACTCCTTGACTAAACTTCAGCAGCTTATACTCTATTACAATGAACTAGAATTTCTAGAAGCTGGCATCTTTGACAAACTCATCAACCTTGTGGAACTAAAACTCCATCAAAACCAGATTGCCAGCCTTCCATCTAAAGTCTTCTGGCCTCTGGGGAACCTGAAAAACCTGACCTTATCCTCCAACCAACTTCAGGCCATCCCAGAAAAGAGCTTTTACAACATGCCAAAGTTGGTCAAACTCACCATTTACAAGAATCCACTATTATCTCTGCCAGATGAGCTGATGGGTCACATGCCCGACATGACAGAGTTTTATCTATATGCCACCAACCTCATCACGGTTCCTGGAAATTTGTTCGCTAACATGTCTGGGCTGCTTATGCTGAACTTCCATTTAAATGACAATCTGAGGGACCTTCCACCAGATGTTTTCTGCTGTCTTCCAAACCTTCAGAAGCTCTCGCTAAAATCCAACAACCTCCATTATCTTCATCCCCAGCTATTCTCCAAACTAACCACCCTGAAGAAACTTCACCTCAATGATAATAAGTTGTATGGCCTACCAGAAGGTATCTTTAAGGGTCTTGGAGAGATTCTTGAAATTTTATTGAACAATAACAACCTTAGCAGTCTTCCAGGAGATATTTTCGTGTCTCTTCCAGCTTTGATGAATCTGACTCTGAGTGGAAACCCCTGGCATTGTAATTGTGCTATCAGAGGCATTGCAAGATGGTTGAGACACAATGAGCATGTGCTTTGGGACAGAGATGACGTGATGTGTCACACTCCAGTCTACCAGCTGCTGCGTACCGTTGGCTCGCTGCGTGATGAAGAGTTCAGCTTTTGCAGTGCTACAACAGCCAAGAGTTTTCCTCTACAAGATTTGAACCGGTCACCAACACAACCACTCCACATGTTGTCAACCTCTGGACAAACATCAGCTTTAACTTCCATAACCACACCCCCCACAATGGCTGCTCAATCTAAGGACGCGGCTATCCAAACCACTCAAGGAGCTACCCAAAAAGTCCCTGACAAAATAACCACTCAGACTGTAAAAGCAACCACATCAGATGATACAACACTCTCAGCATCACTTTCCACTGAACTTATTGGTAAATTTGCTCGGAACATGTCACCTCCTTTTTATGGCATATTGGTGATAGAACCGGGGCCTGAGTTTGTCCACCATAGCCATCAGAAAGGCTGGGTGTATGTGTGGTTTCTGCCCTCACACACGGCTTTGGCTGGGTTCCTCATGTTCTCTCACATCCTTCTACTAGCTGCAGGGTTGTCGCTTATTCTTGCTACCATGTATGGCATGTATCGCCTCCACAAGGCCATGTATAAGCTAAAGGCTGAGTGTGCTCGTAATGAGGC GGCAATAATGGAGCTGCCAATGACACTTCCTGTACTCCTACTTCTCATGGCCCTCAGTGTTGTCTGGGCGTGTCCGGATGGATGCCAATGTAGAGAAAGCACAGTCCAGTGCATTGGCCTGTCAAACTTCCCCATGCCGCTGCCGTCATCTACCACCAAACTCTATTtttcaaaatgcagttttaactCTCTGGAGCCAGAACACATGATGAATTCGTTGGATTTGTTGCTGATTAAAGAATCTCTTTTGAGGGAAGTGCGCCCTGGCACATTTGATTCAACACCACATATCGGGTCCTTAGCGTTAACTGGTACCCAACTGCAGGATCTGCCAGAAGCCTTGTTGAAAAATCTGCAGAAACTTGAGACTCTGACACTAAGCATCAACAAGCTCTTAGTACTTCGCCCTCAGTGGTTTTCCCTGTTGACCGAGCTTAGAAGACTTGACCTTAGTAAGAATCTTTTCACTGCAGTACCTGTGGAAACTTTTCATCCACTGAAACAGCTGAGCTACCTTTCCCTTTCTGGTAACAAAATTAGTCAGCTATCTAGAGAAACCTTCAAGGGTCTTTCTCAGATCATAACTTTACgccttaataaaaacatgctACAGGAGCTTCAAGCTGGTACTTTGGATGACCTTGTAAACCTGGGAGAGCTGTCACTACAAGACAATCAAATCACTCACCTCCACCGTGACCTGTTCTCCAAGACTCCAAAACTCCAGAAGCTGTTTCTCTCCAACAACAAGATCACATCTCTCCCAGAAGGGATCTTCCTAAACTTGCCAAATCTTTCCCAGATCTCCCTGTATGAAAACCAGCTGGAGACTCTGGGGCCAAGGGTGTTTGGGCCCATGGCCCTTCAGGAGTTGTGGCTGTATGACAACAAGCTGAGTCGTGTGGAAGATGACACGTTCAGGAACCTGACTCAGTTACGCCTCCTGGTCCTCAGTCGTAACCGGATTAGTTATGTATCCACAGGTGCATTTAGAGGATTGGAACAGCTGGGAGAGGTATCCTTGCACACCAATCTGATCACGACCCTGCAAGCTGGGACTTTCCAGGTGCTACCTAGACTGGTCAACATTTCTCTGGAACACAACTTCATCAAGTCCCTCCCACGTGGTTTCCTCCAGGGTCTGACCCACCTGGGACAGATAGACCTGCGAAACAATTCCCTCCCTAACCTACCACAGGAGAGTTTAGATGCCCTCACTGCATCAAAGGAAGTACTCCTCCAGCAAAATCCCTGGAGGTGTGACAAGGATATTCTGCCACTTAGGGACTGGTTGAAGCAGCACCCATCAAAGGCCAACCAAAGCCTTGTGGTCTGTGACACTCCTTCCAGTCTGAATGGCGAGATGATTGCTTTGCTGGCAGATGAGAACCTGGTATCTCTCAGCTCTACTCAGGAGCCTGTGCTGACCTCaacagagaagaggaggaggccaCATACACCTCCAGCCAAAAGAAGCACTCCCTCACCTGCTGTCAAGACGACCCCCACCTCAGAGTATGAAGAGGTAACCAGCAGTGGACAAGGGAATAATGGAACCATTTCTCGTGATATTTCAATCACCCTAATTGTCATCGCAGTAGTGTGCACCGTCATCATCAGCACTGTAATTATCAGCTGTATTTGCTGGAGGAGAAATAAGAGTGGCAAAGGGAATATAGGCCGTAGGAGTACGAACTCTGTGCTGTAG
- the LOC134621417 gene encoding leucine-rich repeat-containing protein 15: MSRGEIIVFFLLFMPHFSLVETQPCEKATDCPKENQAVFSSATEIPRSLRPKVTEVFFLDSDITTIPKGAFAENPQLEKVEFINSNISSIELGAFEGLKNLKNIEVSGSELTSLPVGVFNDLTNMEELVLKSNKLQRLDKGLFEGLKKLRHLLLHLNEIKLIEDETFDGLDNLLMLHLGKNNLSAVSTHWFSNLNKLETFRLYENQLTTIPEDLFQNLPNLKEIGLHGNQIEELPPNLFPHKNKLTKLFLDNNLLTTFPEGYFVGFPQLKTLTLKNNRLKSLPPALFGEMPKLTELSLQQNNLSSLPKGVFGPLKKIRKLDLSKNKFITLSPEYFEGPEKLTELNLQNNMIESLDEDLFEKLQSLATLKLAHNNLQTLPGDIFEPLGKLRKLDLSNNPWLCDCNLKAFHSWITGNVVKLTAPPVCEDPGDLKGKEILSLTQDHLICPILPPTTTTTTPTTTTTTPTTTTPTTTPTTTTPTTTTTPTTTPTTTTPTTTPTTTTPTTTPTTTTPTTTPTTTTPTTTTTPTTTPTTTTPTTTPTTTTPTTTPTTTTPTTTPTTTTPTTTPTTTTPTTTTTPTTTPTTTTPTTTPTTTTPTTTPTTTTPTTTPTTTTPTTTPTTTTPTPTTTTPTTTPTTTTPTTTPVTTEPTTAPTTTTTTTTPTTTATTTTPTTIATTTTLTTTAPTTTSTPTTTTTTTSPPPTPVIFSCLNVTTSEQQQAYFVPEDGTKVQQCKTHLKVYIVILVVEIICTLALAKFTISLYHLLQRSERLYHKVKLTRFSYKREVILRPLREAETRGL; this comes from the coding sequence ATGTCCAGAGGCGAGATCATCGTTTTCTTTCTACTTTTCATGCCTCACTTTTCACTGGTTGAAACCCAACCATGTGAGAAGGCGACTGACTGCCCCAAAGAGAACCAGGCAGTTTTTAGCTCAGCCACAGAAATCCCACGCTCTCTCAGACCGAAGGTGACAGAAGTCTTTTTTTTGGATAGTGACATTACAACAATACCAAAAGGAGCCTTTGCTGAAAACCCACAGCTTGAAAAGGTGGAGTTCATAAATAGTAACATATCATCCATCGAGCTGGGAGCGTTCGAGGGACTGAAAAACCTGAAAAATATTGAGGTCTCCGGCAGTGAATTAACGTCACTCCCAGTAGGAGTCTTTAACGACCTCACCAACATGGAGGAACTCGTACTCAAGTCTAACAAGCTTCAAAGACTTGATAAAGGTTTGTTTGAAGGCCTTAAAAAACTAAGACACCTCCTGTTGCATTTGAATGAGATTAAGTTGATTGAAGATGAGACATTTGACGGTCTTGACAACCTTTTAATGCTCCATTTGGGTAAAAACAATCTCTCTGCTGTGTCAACTCACTGGTTCTCCAACCTAAACAAACTGGAGACATTCCGACTTTATGAGAATCAGCTGACCACCATTCCTGAAGACTTGTTTCAGAATTTACCAAACTTAAAGGAAATTGGCTTGCATGGAAACCAGATAGAAGAATTGCCTCCCAATCTGTTTCCTCATAAAAACAAACTGACTAAACTGTTTCTGGACAATAATCTCCTAACTACTTTTCCTGAGGGGTATTTTGTTGGCTTCCCTCAGCTTAAAACACTGACTTTGAAGAATAACAGGCTGAAAAGTTTGCCACCAGCGCTGTTTGGAGAAATGCCCAAACTGACTGAATTAAGCCTCCAGCAAAACAATCTCTCCAGTCTCCCTAAAGGAGTTTTTGGCCCTCTGAAGAAAATCAGGAAGCTGGACCTGTCGAAGAATAAATTCATCACCTTGTCCCCTGAATACTTTGAAGGCCCAGAAAAGCTCACAGAACTGAATCTACAGAACAACATGATAGAGTCACTGGATGAAGATCTGTTTGAAAAGCTACAATCACTAGCCACTCTCAAGCTGGCTCACAACAACCTCCAGACGCTTCCGGGAGATATTTTTGAGCCATTAGGAAAACTCAGGAAGCTTGACCTCAGTAACAACCCGTGGCTCTGCGACTGTAACCTGAAAGCCTTCCACAGCTGGATAACTGGAAACGTTGTAAAGCTCACAGCTCCTCCAGTCTGTGAGGATCCAGGAGATTTGAAAGGGAAGGAAATACTCTCATTAACACAGGATCATCTTATCTGCCCAATACTTCCACCCACGACTACAACAACTACACCCACAACTACCACGACCACCCCGACCACAACTACACCCACGACCACGCCAACCACAACTACACCCACGACCACAACTACACCCACGACCACCCCAACCACAACTACACCCACAACCACCCCAACCACAACTACACCCACGACCACCCCAACCACAACTACACCCACGACCACCCCGACCACAACTACACCCACGACCACAACTACACCCACAACCACCCCAACCACAACTACACCCACGACCACCCCGACCACAACGACACCCACGACCACCCCGACCACAACTACACCCACAACCaccccaaccacaacaacacccACTACCACCCCAACCACAACTACAcccacaaccacaactacaccCACGACCACCCCGACCACAACGACACCCACGACcaccccaaccacaaccacaccCACGACCACCCCGACCACAACTACACCCACTACCACCCCAACCACAACTACACCCACAACcaccccaaccacaaccacaccCACCCCAACCACAACTACACCCACGACCACCCCAACCACAACTACACCCACAACCACCCCAGTAACAACTGAacccacaactgcacccacgactaccacaactacaaccacccCAACCACAACTGCAACCACAACCACCCCGACTACAATTGCAACCACCACTACTCTGACCACGACTGCACCCACAACAACATCTACACCCACAACTACTACAACAACTACATCTCCTCCACCCACTCCAGTGATCTTCTCCTGTCTGAACGTGACaacctcagagcagcagcaaGCTTACTTTGTTCCTGAAGACGGCACAAAAGTTCAGCAGTGCAAAACTCATCTGAAGGTTTACATTGTTATTCTGGTGGTAGAGATTATCTGCACATTGGCTCTGGCTAAGTTCACCATTTCACTTTATCACCTACTCCAGCGCAGCGAGAGGTTGTACCACAAAGTGAAACTCACCCGCTTCTCCTACAAGAGGGAAGTCATCCTACGGCCTCTGCGAGAGGCCGAGACCCGAGGACTTTGA